Proteins co-encoded in one Streptomyces diastaticus subsp. diastaticus genomic window:
- a CDS encoding PP2C family protein-serine/threonine phosphatase translates to MTREPPGGAGDGSAEVPYMSLLNLPLSSDLDRIAEQMHALAQAQLRLQGLLEAVLSITGELELPAVLRRIVRTAMDLSGARYGALGVLDEEGEFLAEFVPLGLNSQELANLSGVELPRGRGLLGHLIHHPEPLRVAEIADHPQSAGFPPGHPPMHSLLGVAISVRGRVYGNIYLCDREDGRPFDHHDEGVILALAGTAGVAIENARLYQQERAGAEHFQRLLLPRLLEVSPFEARTIYRPAASPGHLGGDWYDAVKLPDGSCSAIIGDVVGHDLNAAAAMSQIRGMLRALSFGESTSPSYALTGLDRIAHMTDERLFTTACVARFEPAGEGGWTLRWSNAGHPPPLLVLPDATTRYLDAEPGLPLGVDPDAARPDHTCALPGGSTVVFYTDGLVERRDEPLDRGLEALATTVARHAGGSLDQLRDALVADRPGDGHDDMAVLLLRTPEHP, encoded by the coding sequence GTGACGCGGGAACCGCCGGGCGGCGCCGGCGACGGATCGGCCGAGGTGCCGTACATGTCACTGCTCAATCTCCCGCTCAGTTCCGATCTGGACCGGATCGCTGAGCAGATGCACGCCCTGGCCCAGGCCCAGCTCCGGTTGCAGGGGCTGCTGGAGGCCGTACTCAGCATCACCGGTGAGCTGGAGCTGCCGGCGGTGCTGCGGCGGATCGTACGGACCGCCATGGACCTGTCCGGCGCGCGCTACGGCGCCCTCGGCGTGCTCGACGAGGAGGGCGAGTTCCTCGCCGAGTTCGTCCCGCTCGGGCTGAACTCTCAGGAGCTGGCCAACCTCTCAGGGGTGGAGCTGCCGCGCGGCCGGGGGCTGCTGGGCCACCTCATCCACCACCCGGAGCCGCTGCGCGTCGCCGAGATCGCCGACCACCCGCAGTCCGCCGGCTTCCCGCCCGGCCACCCCCCGATGCATTCCCTGCTCGGCGTCGCCATCTCCGTCCGGGGCCGGGTCTACGGCAACATCTACCTGTGCGACCGTGAGGACGGCCGGCCCTTCGACCACCACGACGAGGGAGTGATCCTTGCGCTCGCCGGCACCGCGGGCGTCGCGATCGAGAACGCCCGGCTGTACCAGCAGGAGCGCGCCGGCGCCGAGCACTTCCAGCGCCTGCTGCTGCCCCGCCTGCTGGAGGTGAGCCCTTTCGAGGCACGCACGATCTACCGTCCCGCCGCCTCACCCGGCCACCTGGGCGGCGACTGGTACGACGCGGTCAAACTGCCCGACGGATCCTGCTCCGCCATCATCGGGGACGTGGTCGGTCACGACCTGAACGCGGCGGCGGCCATGTCCCAGATCCGGGGCATGCTCCGGGCCCTGTCCTTCGGGGAGAGCACGTCGCCCAGTTACGCCCTCACCGGGCTCGACCGGATCGCCCACATGACCGACGAGCGGCTCTTCACCACCGCCTGCGTGGCACGGTTCGAACCTGCCGGGGAGGGCGGCTGGACGCTCCGTTGGTCGAACGCGGGACACCCGCCGCCCCTCCTGGTCCTCCCGGACGCCACCACGCGGTACCTCGACGCCGAACCGGGTCTGCCGCTCGGCGTCGACCCGGACGCCGCCCGCCCCGACCACACCTGCGCGCTGCCGGGCGGGAGCACCGTCGTCTTCTACACCGACGGGCTGGTGGAACGCCGCGACGAGCCGCTGGACCGGGGCCTGGAGGCACTGGCCACGACCGTCGCCCGCCATGCCGGGGGCTCTCTCGACCAGCTCCGCGACGCCCTGGTGGCCGACCGGCCGGGCGACGGCCACGACGACATGGCCGTGCTGCTCCTGCGTACGCCGGAGCATCCGTAG
- a CDS encoding acyl-CoA dehydrogenase family protein — translation MVNDDTSTGPSGYVQPRIDVPALTALLDGEYAEIRDLVRTNLAAHASVLDEADELGVDAFRERVREVVVEMAATGQTGMGFPPEYGGGGDVGASIAAFETLAFGDLSVLVKVGVQFGLFGGAILQLGTERHHDAYLPDLVTGKLMGCFAMTETGHGSNVQALGTVATYDPRSQEFVVTTHGEQARKDYIGNAARHGEVAVVFAQLEVGGRSEGVHALVVPVRVGGEPAPGVRIEDDGRKMGLNGVDNGRIHFDGVRVPREALLNRFADVTPEGVYESPIAHPNRRFFTMLGTLVQGRVSVGGAGVNAAKVALTIATRYADRRRQFEAAPGAQEQLLLDYGLHQRRLLPLIARTYALHFAQDVVRGQLHEVFSGPGTDDQARRRLESRAAGTKALGTWHATRTIQECREACGGAGYLSVNRFAALKSDSDIFTTFEGDNHVLLQLVAKGLLTDYASDFEDLDQLGMVRHVAGLAVETVLEKTSAHKLLERVRDLLPGGDEWDQEAGLLDSDYQLAMVRHREEHMLAGAARRLKRGVDQKRDPGTVFSQVQDHVIAVARAHVERLVLEAFVEKVRGLPEGGEKVALGLLCDLFALSTIEADRAWFMEHGRLTVQRSKAISREVNDLCRKIRPLAVDLVDAWGVPPEMLRAPDLAG, via the coding sequence ATGGTCAACGACGACACGTCCACCGGGCCGAGCGGGTACGTGCAGCCCCGGATCGACGTCCCCGCCCTGACGGCACTGCTCGACGGCGAGTACGCCGAGATCCGCGACCTGGTCCGGACCAACCTCGCGGCCCACGCCTCCGTCCTCGACGAGGCCGACGAGCTCGGCGTCGACGCGTTCCGCGAGCGGGTGCGGGAGGTCGTGGTCGAGATGGCCGCGACGGGCCAGACCGGCATGGGGTTCCCTCCTGAGTACGGTGGGGGAGGCGACGTCGGGGCCTCGATCGCCGCGTTCGAGACGCTGGCCTTCGGCGACCTCTCGGTGCTGGTGAAGGTCGGGGTGCAGTTCGGCCTCTTCGGCGGAGCCATCCTGCAACTGGGCACCGAACGCCACCATGACGCCTACCTCCCCGACCTGGTCACCGGGAAGCTGATGGGCTGCTTCGCGATGACCGAGACCGGCCACGGCTCCAACGTCCAGGCGCTCGGCACCGTCGCGACGTACGACCCGCGGAGCCAGGAGTTCGTCGTCACCACCCACGGCGAGCAGGCCCGCAAGGACTACATCGGCAACGCCGCCCGCCACGGCGAGGTGGCCGTCGTCTTCGCCCAGCTGGAGGTGGGTGGCAGGTCCGAGGGCGTGCACGCCCTCGTCGTACCCGTCCGGGTCGGGGGCGAGCCGGCCCCCGGCGTCCGGATCGAGGACGACGGCCGCAAGATGGGGCTCAACGGCGTCGACAACGGCCGCATCCACTTCGACGGAGTGCGGGTGCCCCGCGAGGCGCTGCTCAACCGGTTCGCCGACGTCACTCCCGAAGGCGTGTACGAGAGCCCCATCGCCCATCCCAACCGCCGCTTCTTCACCATGCTCGGCACCCTCGTGCAGGGCCGGGTCAGCGTCGGCGGCGCCGGGGTCAACGCCGCCAAGGTGGCCCTGACCATCGCCACGCGCTACGCCGACCGGCGCAGGCAGTTCGAGGCGGCTCCCGGCGCCCAGGAGCAACTGCTCCTCGACTACGGCCTGCACCAGCGGCGGCTGCTGCCGCTCATCGCCCGGACGTACGCGCTGCACTTCGCACAGGACGTCGTGCGTGGCCAGCTCCACGAGGTGTTCTCCGGCCCCGGGACCGACGACCAGGCGCGGCGCCGCCTGGAGTCGCGGGCCGCGGGTACCAAGGCGCTCGGCACCTGGCACGCGACCCGCACGATCCAGGAGTGCCGCGAGGCGTGCGGCGGCGCCGGCTACCTCAGCGTCAACCGGTTCGCCGCCCTCAAGAGCGACAGTGACATCTTCACCACCTTCGAGGGCGACAACCACGTACTGCTCCAACTGGTGGCCAAGGGGCTGCTCACCGACTACGCGAGCGACTTCGAGGACCTGGACCAGCTCGGCATGGTCCGCCACGTCGCGGGCCTCGCCGTCGAGACCGTCCTGGAGAAGACCTCGGCCCACAAGCTGCTGGAGCGGGTCCGCGACCTGCTCCCCGGCGGCGACGAGTGGGACCAGGAGGCCGGTCTGCTCGACTCGGACTACCAGCTCGCCATGGTCCGCCACCGGGAGGAGCACATGCTCGCCGGAGCGGCCCGGCGGCTCAAGCGCGGCGTCGACCAGAAGCGCGACCCGGGCACCGTCTTCTCCCAGGTGCAGGACCACGTCATCGCCGTCGCCCGCGCGCACGTCGAGCGGCTGGTGCTGGAGGCGTTCGTCGAGAAGGTGCGCGGGCTGCCCGAGGGCGGCGAGAAGGTCGCGCTGGGACTGCTGTGCGACCTGTTCGCGCTGTCGACGATCGAGGCGGACCGCGCCTGGTTCATGGAGCACGGGCGGCTGACCGTGCAGCGTTCCAAGGCGATCAGCCGCGAGGTGAACGACCTCTGCCGCAAGATCCGCCCGCTCGCGGTCGACCTCGTCGACGCCTGGGGCGTCCCGCCGGAGATGCTGCGGGCGCCGGACCTCGCGGGCTGA
- a CDS encoding Vgb family protein, with amino-acid sequence MPPSDTPAVREIPVTDDKAGPYGITAGPDGALWLTLVHSGGIARLTLDGERAVHPLDPSGCRPTVIAPGPDGALWFTRYLDHRIGRITTGGAVTSFAVPTPDSGPFGITAGPDGVMWFAQMNSDRIGRVTGDGQITEFPLPVTGGLPSAITAGPDGALWFTLNQANAVGRITVDGDVVTYPLPTPGAAPVGIASDGDVLWFVEIAAGQVGRVSVDGRIEEFPLPDRAAGPHAIVAACAGECWFTEWRANRVGRVTAGGEITEYELPSPSSEPHGITLGPDGALWVALETGGVARVER; translated from the coding sequence ATGCCCCCGTCCGACACCCCCGCCGTCCGCGAGATCCCCGTGACGGACGACAAGGCGGGGCCGTACGGCATCACGGCCGGACCTGACGGGGCGCTGTGGCTCACCCTCGTGCACAGCGGAGGCATCGCGCGCCTCACCCTGGACGGCGAACGCGCCGTCCACCCGCTGGACCCGTCCGGCTGCCGACCCACGGTCATCGCTCCGGGGCCGGACGGGGCGCTGTGGTTCACCCGGTACCTGGACCACAGGATCGGCCGGATCACCACCGGCGGAGCGGTGACGTCGTTCGCCGTTCCGACCCCGGACAGCGGCCCCTTCGGCATCACCGCCGGGCCGGACGGTGTCATGTGGTTCGCGCAGATGAACAGCGACCGCATCGGCCGGGTCACCGGGGACGGCCAGATCACCGAGTTCCCGCTGCCCGTCACGGGCGGCCTGCCCTCGGCCATCACGGCGGGCCCGGACGGAGCCCTGTGGTTCACCCTCAACCAGGCGAACGCCGTCGGCCGCATCACCGTGGACGGGGACGTGGTGACGTACCCGCTGCCCACCCCCGGCGCGGCACCCGTGGGCATCGCGAGCGACGGGGACGTTCTGTGGTTCGTGGAGATCGCGGCCGGGCAGGTCGGCCGCGTCTCGGTGGACGGCCGGATCGAGGAGTTCCCCCTGCCGGACCGCGCGGCCGGACCGCACGCCATCGTCGCCGCCTGCGCCGGAGAGTGCTGGTTCACCGAATGGCGAGCCAACCGCGTCGGCCGCGTCACCGCCGGCGGCGAGATCACCGAGTACGAGCTGCCGTCGCCGTCGTCCGAACCGCACGGCATCACGCTGGGCCCCGACGGCGCTCTCTGGGTGGCCCTGGAGACGGGCGGGGTCGCGCGGGTGGAACGGTAG
- a CDS encoding alpha/beta fold hydrolase yields MIRASYGAETEILTASSGGDPVAVPTGRTPAATSHRRTGERGTGLSHPISPGGERGEGVTMVAMDYGVTDPARLGQTRMPDGRLLGWAEWGPADGTPVLLCPGAATSRWLGFGGGVVDSAGARLISVDRPGLGASDPDPGRTLSSWAADIGQLVQERALHAPAAVGFSQGAPFALALAAGGLVDAVAVVSGSDELAHPRFARSLAPRVREMVAAVAADSLGAEEAFAGHGGPEALWELIVTTSAEADLRVYTDPVFRPAFRRASQEAFSRGPAGYARDTVLAMGRWPFDPAGIAVPVDLWYGQRDTSPVHSPDLGASLARMIPGATRHVLPTAGGSLLWTHGGTVLRTVLGHVR; encoded by the coding sequence TTGATCCGCGCGTCGTACGGCGCCGAGACGGAGATCCTCACCGCCTCGTCCGGCGGCGACCCCGTGGCCGTCCCGACGGGCCGGACCCCGGCGGCGACCTCACACAGGCGAACCGGAGAGCGCGGCACGGGCCTGAGCCACCCGATATCTCCTGGCGGTGAGCGCGGTGAGGGCGTCACGATGGTGGCCATGGACTACGGCGTGACGGATCCCGCGCGGCTCGGACAGACCCGGATGCCGGACGGCCGACTCCTCGGCTGGGCGGAGTGGGGGCCGGCCGACGGCACCCCGGTGCTGCTGTGCCCCGGGGCGGCGACCAGTCGGTGGCTCGGTTTCGGCGGTGGCGTCGTCGACTCGGCCGGGGCCCGGCTCATCAGCGTGGACCGCCCGGGACTCGGCGCCTCGGACCCGGACCCCGGCCGCACGCTGAGCAGTTGGGCGGCGGACATCGGGCAGCTCGTCCAGGAGCGGGCCCTGCACGCTCCGGCGGCGGTGGGGTTCTCCCAGGGCGCTCCGTTCGCCCTCGCCCTGGCGGCGGGAGGGCTGGTGGACGCGGTGGCGGTGGTGTCCGGCAGCGACGAACTCGCCCACCCCCGCTTCGCCCGCTCGTTGGCGCCCCGGGTGCGGGAGATGGTGGCCGCGGTCGCGGCCGACTCCCTCGGCGCCGAGGAAGCGTTCGCCGGCCACGGCGGCCCCGAGGCGCTGTGGGAGCTGATCGTCACGACGAGTGCCGAGGCCGACCTCAGGGTCTACACCGATCCTGTCTTCCGGCCGGCCTTCCGGCGTGCGTCGCAGGAGGCGTTCAGCCGAGGTCCGGCAGGCTACGCCCGCGACACCGTACTGGCCATGGGCCGCTGGCCGTTCGACCCGGCCGGCATCGCCGTACCGGTCGATCTCTGGTACGGGCAGCGGGACACCAGTCCGGTCCACTCACCGGACCTGGGCGCCTCACTGGCCCGAATGATCCCGGGAGCGACCCGGCACGTGCTGCCGACCGCCGGGGGTTCCCTGCTGTGGACGCACGGGGGCACCGTCCTCCGTACCGTGCTGGGCCACGTCCGCTGA
- a CDS encoding ABC transporter ATP-binding protein, which produces MTAPKDASMDSLIRLDHVHVRHKARSGGLFRRDAVHALTDASLEIRRGEILGLVGESGCGKSTLARVVTGLQRPTEGQVRFRGQDLWSLSPAQRREQFGPAVGVVFQDPSTALNPRLSVRRVIRDPLDVHRRGTPQEREARVRELLDLVGLPGHTLEALPGQLSGGQRQRVAIARALALDPELIVADEPTSALDVSVRAQILNLLVDLRERLGLGMVFISHDVQTVRYLADRVAVLYLGRVVEEGAASQVTADSRHPYTEALLSATPSLLERPERIVLHGPVPSATNPPSGCPFRTRCWKADDACATAFPTATEDTAGHRWHCVHPEPAAKAAAREAVVGTAADG; this is translated from the coding sequence ATGACCGCACCGAAGGACGCCTCGATGGACTCCCTCATCCGGCTGGACCACGTCCACGTACGCCACAAGGCGCGCAGCGGCGGTCTGTTCCGCAGGGACGCGGTGCACGCGCTGACCGACGCCTCGCTGGAGATCCGCCGGGGCGAGATCCTCGGCCTGGTCGGCGAGTCGGGCTGCGGGAAATCCACCCTCGCGCGTGTCGTCACCGGCCTCCAGCGTCCGACGGAAGGGCAGGTGCGCTTCCGGGGGCAGGACCTGTGGAGCCTGAGCCCCGCCCAGCGGCGCGAGCAGTTCGGCCCGGCGGTCGGCGTCGTCTTCCAGGACCCGTCCACCGCGCTCAACCCCCGGCTCTCCGTACGCCGCGTCATCCGCGACCCGCTGGACGTGCACCGGCGCGGCACACCCCAGGAACGTGAGGCGCGGGTCAGGGAGCTCCTCGACCTGGTCGGCCTGCCCGGCCACACGCTGGAGGCGCTGCCCGGGCAGCTCTCCGGCGGCCAGCGCCAACGGGTGGCCATCGCCCGCGCGCTCGCGCTCGACCCCGAGCTGATCGTCGCCGACGAACCCACCAGCGCCCTGGACGTGTCGGTGCGTGCCCAGATCCTCAACCTCCTGGTGGACCTGCGCGAACGCCTCGGCCTGGGCATGGTGTTCATCTCCCACGACGTACAGACGGTCCGCTACCTCGCCGACCGCGTCGCGGTGCTGTACCTGGGCCGCGTCGTCGAGGAGGGAGCCGCCTCCCAGGTCACCGCCGACTCCCGCCACCCCTACACCGAGGCCCTGCTCTCGGCCACCCCGAGCCTGCTGGAGCGGCCCGAGCGGATCGTGCTGCACGGCCCGGTCCCCTCCGCCACCAACCCGCCCTCGGGCTGTCCCTTCCGCACCCGCTGCTGGAAGGCGGACGACGCCTGTGCCACCGCCTTCCCGACGGCCACCGAGGACACGGCGGGGCACCGCTGGCACTGCGTCCACCCGGAGCCGGCCGCGAAGGCGGCCGCACGGGAAGCGGTGGTGGGCACGGCGGCCGACGGCTGA